Proteins found in one Vagococcus carniphilus genomic segment:
- a CDS encoding MerR family transcriptional regulator, whose translation MDYLIDELVEDNLIKIGDVSKLYDISIDTLRYYDKIDLLKPALVTDTGYRYYSPRQLDTIDFIQTGKSIGIPLKQLADIVSKKTIYQLS comes from the coding sequence TTGGACTACTTAATCGATGAACTTGTAGAAGATAATTTGATTAAAATTGGGGACGTCAGTAAACTCTATGATATTTCTATAGATACATTAAGATATTACGACAAAATCGACCTTTTAAAACCTGCTTTAGTCACAGATACTGGCTATCGGTACTATTCACCTAGACAATTAGATACAATTGATTTTATCCAAACAGGAAAATCAATCGGTATTCCTCTAAAACAATTAGCCGATATCGTTTCAAAAAAAACAATTTATCAATTATCGTAA
- a CDS encoding LPXTG cell wall anchor domain-containing protein, with protein sequence MIDTNGATEGIYKKEEQAITYVYKKNKGADITKEINKKSKPVSEKASKTTTTSPELPKTGENNTKNIIFSMVGLIEVGSLIFLIKKENQKDIYNKLKIK encoded by the coding sequence TTGATAGATACAAATGGAGCAACTGAGGGAATTTACAAAAAAGAAGAACAAGCCATTACTTACGTTTATAAGAAAAATAAGGGAGCCGATATTACAAAAGAAATAAATAAAAAAAGTAAACCTGTAAGTGAAAAGGCGTCAAAAACAACAACTACTTCACCAGAGCTACCTAAAACAGGCGAAAATAATACGAAGAATATCATTTTTTCAATGGTTGGTTTGATCGAAGTAGGGAGTTTGATCTTTCTAATTAAAAAAGAGAATCAGAAAGACATTTACAATAAGTTGAAGATAAAGTAA
- a CDS encoding SDR family NAD(P)-dependent oxidoreductase, whose protein sequence is MSKTYIIFGASRGLGDAFAQGLPEKGDKVYLLSRSLPRSIDLLDDGVERIWLQTDLSDYKQANILKEKLKEEVIDVIIYNVGIWEKRGFEDDYDFEQDAPEDIAHLIQTNVASPIVFLQSLLPHIKQADNGKIILIGSTDGLENNQSTQVSFVASKFSIRGIAHALREHLREENVSVTCVNLGNLAAEIPYEKGAKVALETYDSERIPVQDMVNIVKTVLSLSQATAIKEINVPAMKDMNV, encoded by the coding sequence ATGTCTAAAACATATATTATTTTTGGAGCAAGTAGAGGTCTTGGGGATGCTTTTGCTCAAGGGTTACCAGAAAAAGGAGATAAGGTTTATCTGTTATCTAGAAGTTTACCTCGTTCAATCGATTTACTTGATGATGGGGTCGAACGCATTTGGTTACAAACAGATTTATCTGACTACAAACAAGCAAACATCCTAAAAGAAAAATTGAAGGAAGAAGTAATTGATGTCATTATTTATAACGTGGGCATTTGGGAGAAAAGAGGGTTTGAAGATGATTATGACTTTGAACAAGATGCTCCAGAAGACATAGCTCATTTGATTCAAACGAATGTAGCATCTCCAATTGTCTTTTTGCAAAGCTTATTACCACATATTAAGCAGGCGGACAATGGTAAAATTATTTTAATTGGATCGACAGATGGTTTAGAAAATAATCAGTCAACACAAGTTTCTTTTGTGGCATCTAAATTTAGTATACGTGGTATAGCTCATGCTTTAAGAGAGCATTTACGTGAAGAGAACGTGTCTGTTACTTGTGTGAATCTAGGGAATTTGGCAGCTGAGATTCCTTATGAAAAAGGGGCTAAAGTAGCGCTTGAAACATACGATAGTGAACGAATTCCGGTTCAAGATATGGTTAATATTGTTAAAACAGTTTTATCGTTATCACAAGCAACAGCGATAAAAGAAATTAATGTGCCAGCTATGAAGGATATGAATGTATAG
- a CDS encoding helix-turn-helix domain-containing protein: MMNLTNISNKVLTYRQLNQLTIAQMSERTGLSTALISQIERNLANPTLSVLETLAKTLGMSLSELLAEDVDEESLVLRVSERKKNYYTELDKKSFFHILTPEPMKSNIRLALVHVEPFSETLNGDFFSHKIDEIVFILSGTITTIYEYSQIELYPGDTLRIPANKKHRYTNQSAEPVEMITIKSNRNF; this comes from the coding sequence ATGATGAATTTAACTAATATATCCAATAAAGTTTTAACTTATCGTCAATTAAATCAATTAACGATTGCTCAAATGTCCGAGAGAACAGGACTTAGCACGGCTTTAATTAGTCAAATTGAACGAAATTTGGCTAATCCGACTTTATCTGTTTTAGAAACGCTAGCTAAAACACTAGGCATGTCTTTATCTGAGTTACTTGCTGAGGATGTAGATGAAGAGTCTCTTGTTTTACGGGTATCAGAGCGAAAAAAAAATTATTATACTGAATTAGATAAAAAAAGTTTTTTCCATATTTTAACGCCAGAACCGATGAAATCTAACATTAGGCTTGCATTGGTTCATGTTGAACCTTTCAGTGAAACCTTAAATGGTGATTTTTTCTCCCATAAAATTGATGAAATTGTTTTTATTTTATCTGGAACGATCACAACGATTTATGAATATTCTCAAATTGAACTTTACCCGGGAGACACATTAAGGATTCCTGCAAATAAAAAGCATCGTTATACGAATCAGTCTGCTGAACCGGTTGAAATGATAACAATTAAATCAAACCGAAATTTTTAA
- a CDS encoding MFS transporter, with protein sequence MTIKKMETEVNSNYRYLLMLGHMFTDINQGALPAIIPFLILEQHLSYASAATLVLAANLVSSFIQPLVGYIGDKEARPWFMALGIFLAGLGIALLGYSPNYAMSCLFASISGVGVALFHPEGGKVANYVAGSNKGSGMSIFAVGGNLGFALGPIITSFALSIWGIKGTAVLIIPALIMSLVMFSFNGKLKALTPDKLEASISDAIAPKKEDDWKSFSKVTSLVFCRSILLYALVTFIPLFFIGKFAVTESVANINLTIYSLVGVAATLLGGRLADSLGLSKSIKLGFILLPPLIFLMLNMNQQFLTSALIVPISFAMNCSYGSLIALGQTFVPNRIGLASGISLGLSVSVGGLFAPVIGLIGDKYGLMIGMYVILAFSILAFFLTFLMPKEDGF encoded by the coding sequence ATGACAATCAAAAAAATGGAAACAGAAGTTAATTCAAATTATCGCTATCTTTTGATGTTAGGACACATGTTTACAGATATTAATCAAGGGGCATTACCTGCGATTATTCCTTTTTTAATTCTAGAACAACATTTAAGTTACGCTTCAGCAGCCACTCTTGTTTTAGCAGCTAATTTGGTTTCCTCATTTATTCAACCACTAGTTGGCTACATTGGAGATAAAGAGGCTCGACCTTGGTTTATGGCGTTAGGTATTTTCTTAGCCGGCTTAGGTATTGCCTTACTTGGATATAGTCCGAATTACGCAATGAGCTGTTTGTTTGCTTCAATTTCAGGAGTTGGAGTAGCCTTATTTCATCCAGAAGGTGGCAAGGTTGCTAATTACGTGGCAGGAAGTAATAAAGGAAGTGGGATGAGTATTTTTGCTGTTGGAGGTAATTTAGGTTTTGCTCTAGGACCAATTATTACTTCTTTTGCACTTTCAATTTGGGGAATTAAAGGAACGGCTGTTTTAATTATTCCAGCTTTAATAATGTCTCTTGTTATGTTTAGTTTTAATGGAAAATTAAAAGCATTAACACCTGATAAATTAGAAGCTAGTATTTCTGATGCAATAGCGCCTAAAAAAGAAGATGATTGGAAGTCATTCTCTAAAGTTACTAGCCTTGTTTTTTGTCGTTCTATTTTACTCTACGCACTAGTAACGTTTATTCCTCTATTCTTTATTGGAAAATTTGCAGTAACTGAATCTGTCGCTAATATTAATCTAACGATTTATTCTTTAGTAGGTGTAGCTGCGACTCTTCTTGGAGGGAGATTAGCTGACTCACTTGGACTAAGTAAATCAATTAAACTTGGATTCATTTTATTACCACCACTTATTTTTTTAATGCTAAATATGAATCAACAGTTCTTAACGAGTGCTTTAATTGTCCCAATTAGCTTTGCTATGAACTGTTCATATGGCTCATTGATTGCGTTAGGTCAAACATTTGTTCCAAATCGAATTGGTTTAGCATCAGGTATTTCATTAGGATTGTCGGTGAGTGTCGGTGGATTATTTGCTCCAGTCATTGGTTTAATTGGGGATAAATATGGTCTAATGATTGGCATGTACGTTATTTTAGCTTTCTCAATTTTAGCCTTTTTCTTAACATTTCTAATGCCCAAAGAGGATGGATTCTAA
- a CDS encoding GNAT family N-acetyltransferase, producing the protein MFTTERIKVVEATKEDIDVIIAIESHKENRDYLWIGTYEEHEAEINDPNHVLWLFKEKETERIVGYALARLDMISGIFELRRIAITVKHKGYGREVMEGMIRYVFEVLKMNRFWLDVYPDNEIGIKLYESLGMKKEGVLRQHYKSERGFLDQIIYSLLKSDYLEK; encoded by the coding sequence GTGTTTACAACAGAACGAATAAAAGTGGTAGAAGCAACTAAAGAAGACATTGATGTAATTATTGCGATTGAATCTCATAAAGAGAATCGGGATTATTTGTGGATAGGAACTTATGAAGAACATGAAGCTGAAATAAATGATCCTAATCATGTCTTATGGTTATTTAAAGAAAAAGAGACTGAGAGAATTGTTGGTTATGCACTAGCTCGTTTAGATATGATTTCTGGCATTTTCGAATTACGGCGAATTGCGATAACTGTCAAACATAAAGGCTATGGTAGAGAAGTGATGGAAGGCATGATACGTTATGTTTTTGAGGTTTTAAAGATGAACCGATTCTGGTTAGATGTCTATCCTGATAACGAGATAGGGATTAAGTTATATGAGTCTTTGGGAATGAAAAAAGAAGGCGTTTTAAGACAACATTATAAATCAGAAAGAGGCTTTTTAGATCAAATTATTTATTCTTTATTAAAATCAGATTATCTGGAAAAATAA
- a CDS encoding GNAT family N-acetyltransferase has protein sequence METNRLLLTQATPEDIETIMTFEQDPDNRKFVFRGTYEEHLREIDDPNVGIYVVRKKESQQAIGFLIYDLDLESERFELRRVAISEKNQGFGRELFNRVFKHAFEELHMNKLWLDVYHDNEVGIHFYESLGMVREGVLRQNHKEDRGMMDQIIYSVLKDEYFEKK, from the coding sequence ATGGAAACAAACCGTTTATTATTAACCCAAGCAACACCAGAAGACATCGAAACAATAATGACATTTGAACAAGATCCAGATAATCGAAAATTTGTTTTTAGGGGAACTTATGAAGAGCATCTTCGTGAGATTGATGATCCTAATGTGGGGATTTATGTTGTGAGAAAAAAAGAATCACAACAAGCAATAGGCTTTTTAATTTACGATTTGGATCTAGAATCAGAACGTTTTGAATTACGACGTGTGGCAATCTCTGAAAAAAATCAAGGATTTGGACGTGAGCTATTTAACCGAGTTTTTAAACATGCCTTTGAAGAACTTCATATGAATAAATTATGGCTAGATGTTTATCATGATAATGAGGTTGGAATTCATTTTTATGAAAGTTTAGGGATGGTTAGAGAAGGTGTCTTACGTCAGAATCATAAAGAAGACCGGGGAATGATGGATCAAATTATCTATTCAGTCTTAAAAGACGAGTATTTTGAGAAAAAATAA
- a CDS encoding ECF transporter S component: MKTNNIEMNTNKWALSEIVLMGLFSALTVVGTSIRVPLPALIGNPFFHFGLPILCLAVLTLGFVKGSLAGGIGFAIFDVLNGFAAEAPYFVLESFVVGGALALAYIQFKRFKDKAWFIPMIMVFAAIAKIAMTFLKNLVVSLFMGTTLGVATAASVSALYITVINAIAAVIIVTMLYKPVSSLTNKMLKK; encoded by the coding sequence ATGAAAACAAATAATATTGAAATGAACACAAATAAATGGGCTTTATCAGAAATTGTCTTAATGGGATTATTTTCTGCCTTAACGGTAGTTGGGACAAGTATTCGTGTTCCTTTGCCTGCTTTAATTGGTAATCCATTTTTCCATTTTGGTTTACCTATTCTATGTTTAGCTGTCCTAACTTTAGGATTTGTTAAGGGTTCTCTTGCTGGTGGTATTGGTTTTGCTATTTTTGATGTATTAAATGGCTTTGCTGCTGAAGCACCTTACTTTGTTTTAGAAAGTTTTGTAGTTGGTGGTGCTTTAGCCCTTGCTTATATTCAATTTAAACGATTCAAGGACAAAGCTTGGTTTATTCCAATGATTATGGTTTTTGCTGCTATCGCAAAAATCGCTATGACATTTCTTAAAAATTTAGTAGTCTCTCTATTTATGGGAACTACTTTAGGTGTTGCGACAGCTGCTAGTGTAAGTGCTTTATATATAACCGTTATTAATGCAATTGCTGCTGTTATTATTGTGACAATGCTTTATAAACCAGTATCAAGTTTAACTAATAAAATGTTAAAGAAATAA
- the thiD gene encoding bifunctional hydroxymethylpyrimidine kinase/phosphomethylpyrimidine kinase, with the protein MIKKILTIAGSDAGGGAGIQADLKTFEEYGTFGLSSITSILTVDPGTQLPDIFPIPIDVLEKQVQTAFSGGPVDAVKIGLLGSIEVIDVIEKFLKMNKQPHVVLDPVMAVKVNDNVLQPELVEAMIKRLVPLADIVTPNLVEARILANMEVIETKEQLKEAAKKIYDLGPQSVVIKGGARFPGEMATDLFYDGESFEFIHEEKIETKTNHGAGCSFAAAITAGLGKGLSTFEAVQLAKNYVTSSIQNGLYLNSFTGYVWHGAYLNAEERMTKGEGNNENK; encoded by the coding sequence ATGATTAAAAAAATTTTGACGATAGCTGGTTCTGACGCAGGAGGAGGCGCAGGTATCCAAGCGGATTTAAAAACATTTGAAGAATACGGAACATTTGGTCTTAGTTCAATCACTAGTATTTTAACGGTTGATCCTGGTACACAATTACCAGATATTTTTCCAATTCCGATTGATGTTTTGGAAAAGCAAGTGCAAACAGCCTTTTCAGGTGGCCCAGTAGATGCTGTTAAAATAGGTTTACTTGGAAGTATTGAAGTCATAGATGTCATTGAGAAGTTTCTTAAAATGAATAAGCAACCACACGTTGTTTTAGATCCTGTTATGGCTGTAAAAGTAAATGATAACGTTTTACAACCTGAGTTAGTTGAAGCTATGATAAAGCGATTGGTTCCACTAGCTGATATCGTGACGCCCAATTTAGTTGAAGCAAGGATTTTAGCTAATATGGAAGTTATTGAAACAAAAGAACAGCTAAAAGAAGCGGCTAAAAAAATTTATGATTTAGGCCCGCAGTCAGTTGTGATAAAGGGTGGAGCTCGTTTTCCAGGTGAGATGGCCACTGACTTATTTTACGACGGGGAATCTTTTGAATTTATCCATGAAGAAAAAATCGAAACAAAAACAAACCATGGTGCCGGTTGTTCCTTTGCAGCTGCCATTACAGCTGGCTTAGGAAAAGGATTATCTACTTTTGAAGCTGTTCAATTAGCAAAAAATTATGTCACTAGTAGTATTCAAAACGGTTTGTATTTAAATAGTTTTACAGGTTACGTTTGGCATGGAGCTTATCTTAATGCTGAAGAAAGAATGACAAAAGGAGAGGGTAATAATGAAAACAAATAA
- a CDS encoding PLP-dependent aminotransferase family protein, producing MDIRIDKRRKVPLYRQIMNQIMSLVNENKLLKGDKLPSERVLATQLNVNRSTIVRAYDELYAQGFVERRPNSGTFILGESSDSFSGNPFFVRKKKTEKDPYVLDLEKMIKQNNTRLINAYTGELPYELIPNISLPSFHWKEFLQEDVSTLGYLPLRKTIQSLMSNMYDYHPKEEEVMLTAGGQQSLVLLMQALLKPGDVVAIEDPSFFYGMSLFESMAIKVVKIPVDQNGLSVDALEEVLQVESIQLLLTNPNFQNPTGSSMSLERRKQLVKVCRKYRIPIVEDDVFGQLSYQVPNPLPLLKKLAPETVIYLGSVSKMLGKRMQLGWIDAPKLVLDEVIKVRDEYESELSVFPQVLATHVLQDRTFNNQLNDLRNHLKENSRYLAKELKSQLGTKVTYHLPKGGYYAWLTYSEQVLTRKDWEQFLDNQVAVYPSFLNTENAQSCRLNLARLSKEQLSFFVGRLKLILESIEKDKQVD from the coding sequence ATGGATATTAGAATTGATAAAAGACGAAAAGTTCCGTTGTATAGGCAAATCATGAATCAAATTATGAGTTTAGTTAATGAAAACAAATTACTAAAAGGAGATAAACTACCCTCTGAACGCGTATTAGCTACTCAATTAAATGTTAATCGAAGTACAATAGTTCGAGCTTATGATGAATTGTATGCACAAGGTTTTGTTGAAAGAAGACCAAACAGCGGCACATTTATACTGGGGGAATCCTCAGATTCTTTTTCAGGAAATCCATTTTTTGTGAGAAAGAAAAAAACGGAAAAAGATCCTTATGTTTTGGATTTGGAAAAAATGATCAAACAAAATAATACCAGATTAATTAATGCTTATACAGGTGAGCTTCCTTATGAATTGATTCCCAATATCAGTCTACCAAGTTTTCACTGGAAAGAATTTTTGCAAGAAGATGTTTCAACTTTAGGTTATCTACCATTGAGAAAAACCATCCAATCTTTAATGTCTAACATGTATGATTATCACCCAAAAGAAGAAGAGGTTATGCTAACAGCTGGCGGACAGCAAAGTTTGGTTTTACTGATGCAAGCTTTATTGAAGCCTGGAGACGTTGTTGCTATTGAAGATCCATCTTTTTTTTATGGCATGTCTTTATTTGAATCAATGGCGATAAAAGTGGTTAAAATACCAGTTGATCAAAACGGATTAAGTGTAGATGCTTTGGAAGAAGTATTACAGGTTGAGAGTATCCAATTGTTACTAACGAATCCCAATTTTCAAAATCCAACGGGAAGTTCAATGTCTTTAGAAAGAAGAAAACAATTAGTTAAAGTCTGTCGGAAATACCGAATTCCTATTGTTGAGGATGATGTGTTTGGTCAGTTATCCTACCAAGTTCCTAATCCATTGCCACTTTTAAAAAAATTAGCTCCAGAAACGGTTATTTATCTTGGTTCAGTTTCAAAAATGCTTGGAAAAAGAATGCAATTAGGTTGGATTGATGCGCCCAAATTAGTGCTTGATGAAGTGATTAAGGTAAGAGATGAGTATGAAAGTGAGTTAAGTGTGTTTCCTCAAGTCTTAGCGACACATGTGTTACAAGATAGAACCTTTAATAATCAACTTAACGATTTGAGGAATCATCTAAAAGAAAATAGTCGATACTTAGCAAAGGAATTAAAATCTCAACTAGGAACAAAAGTTACGTATCATTTACCAAAAGGAGGCTATTATGCTTGGTTAACTTATTCAGAACAGGTGTTAACTAGGAAAGATTGGGAGCAATTTTTAGACAATCAAGTAGCTGTTTATCCTAGCTTTTTAAATACGGAAAATGCTCAAAGTTGCCGATTAAATTTAGCTAGGCTGTCTAAAGAACAATTATCCTTTTTTGTTGGTAGATTAAAATTAATTTTAGAGAGCATTGAAAAGGATAAACAAGTTGATTGA
- a CDS encoding NADP-dependent oxidoreductase — MVVGKKFGFEHYGDVDVFEEKEATFELTDKKNALIKVERASVNPIDITTRKGLLAKGKPLERFRVLGNEVQGEIIELSDPDSQFSVGDKVIALVPSGGDAEYLAVAQKNVFKIPSNMSLDVAATFPMVAETALWTLDSHFYELKEGDVLAIVGASGSVGSVALQLARAKNITIIAVGSKRNEAYLKELGADITVDYRNEEEIAAHKNSADYVINASLFNQGEDVAVDLVKENGTILGLNGAADTSSKPEVNSLFLQRTKEMTNQAAIPQLMAHYEKKPIQVKIGHHLSLSLEGIKEAHRLFEDQKGTGKIILVKE; from the coding sequence ATGGTAGTTGGAAAGAAATTTGGCTTTGAACATTACGGTGATGTAGATGTTTTTGAAGAAAAAGAAGCGACTTTTGAATTAACAGACAAAAAGAATGCTCTTATTAAAGTAGAGCGCGCAAGTGTTAATCCCATTGATATTACAACTCGAAAAGGATTGTTGGCAAAAGGAAAGCCACTTGAACGATTTAGAGTACTTGGAAATGAAGTCCAAGGTGAAATTATTGAGTTATCTGATCCGGATTCTCAATTTTCAGTAGGGGATAAAGTAATTGCTTTAGTTCCTAGTGGCGGAGATGCAGAGTATTTAGCAGTTGCTCAAAAGAATGTTTTTAAAATTCCATCCAATATGTCCCTTGATGTAGCAGCAACTTTTCCTATGGTGGCAGAAACAGCACTTTGGACTCTAGATTCTCACTTTTATGAGCTAAAAGAAGGAGATGTTTTAGCGATTGTTGGTGCATCAGGTAGTGTAGGAAGTGTTGCACTTCAATTAGCTCGAGCCAAAAATATAACCATTATAGCAGTTGGTAGTAAAAGAAATGAAGCCTATTTGAAAGAATTAGGAGCAGATATAACGGTTGATTATCGAAACGAGGAAGAGATAGCTGCTCATAAAAATAGTGCAGATTATGTTATTAATGCTTCTTTATTTAATCAAGGAGAAGATGTTGCTGTAGATCTAGTAAAAGAAAATGGAACAATTCTAGGATTAAATGGCGCGGCTGATACATCAAGTAAGCCAGAAGTTAACTCTTTATTTTTACAAAGAACGAAAGAGATGACTAACCAAGCAGCTATCCCTCAATTAATGGCTCACTATGAAAAGAAACCTATTCAAGTTAAAATTGGACATCATTTATCCTTAAGCTTAGAAGGAATTAAGGAAGCCCATCGATTGTTTGAAGACCAAAAAGGAACTGGCAAAATTATACTGGTTAAAGAGTAA
- a CDS encoding SpaA isopeptide-forming pilin-related protein gives MKKKILTGLILFFIGLFVSVNNVSYGEALEKSPTGTVKITTDLKSNENTKLSDLNSITTRLAYIEDEAGKKYFCLDADKWYPYGNYYSASEILKNPVTSWLLKNYYHSKNIISDQNAETQYAVTQLAIWAKTNPDKYNDSPVIKNNQIILNLMAEADTHANDLSAEDIMKNANLSLNPLSQKFKLSEDRLNYVAQLNKVPNEFLAMADYTSEDSLVFTYNNQNITEHVKVNGDNLVKNITVEKQFFDSIYEKGVPLKIDLAAAIKASLFVGVAYYTENSSFQPLGSVENLVLDKKLEAHAEVLLDKGAVKIKKIDKANKQPLANATFTLKDLAGNILETKTTDINGDIRFENLDFGNYIIEETVAPDGYNATNQIFNVTINEATPNLTYDLIVENDKKIEQLGSIKLTKLEDRTNKKLAGAEFALLDKDKKVIDKKTTDINGEIVFSKLAFGQYYIQETKAPSGFLLDTTLHSVTVNNDTPNLVAEISLKNKKEVVQLGKIKLLKLEDGSNLPLKDAEFALYDQNKQLIQTKVTNDKGEINFDKLPFGQYFLKETKAPNGFVLDDTLRSIIIDQQTPDLTFKITLKNKKEVTQLGKIKLIKLEDGSKKTLKGAEFTLFDHNKKKMKSQVTNDKGEINFDKLPLGQYYIQETKAPNGFVLDSTMHSVLIDKDTPEFLVTLTLSNKKEVTQLGKIKLIKLEDGSKKTLKGAEFTLFDYNKKKMKSQVTNDKGEINFDKLPLGQYYIQETKAPNGFVLDSTMHSVLIDKDTPEFLVTLTLSNKKEKTTVGSIEIIKRDKDTGNVLQGAEFALLNEKKEVVMTKVTDKNGKIIFSDLAFGKYFIKETKAPSGYELDGKLYEVDLSEKTPNLKHVLTIDNKLKPKTPITTIKKVVQKQLPKTGEEVFYQLYLSALGGLVVFYVMTFKKKF, from the coding sequence CTCTTGAAAAATCTCCAACAGGAACAGTAAAAATTACAACAGACTTAAAAAGCAATGAAAATACTAAATTATCTGATCTTAATTCTATTACGACACGTTTAGCTTATATTGAAGACGAAGCTGGGAAAAAATACTTTTGCTTAGATGCTGATAAATGGTACCCTTACGGAAATTATTATAGCGCTAGTGAAATATTAAAAAATCCCGTTACTTCTTGGTTACTAAAAAATTATTATCATAGTAAAAATATTATTAGTGATCAAAATGCTGAGACTCAATACGCTGTTACCCAACTTGCTATTTGGGCAAAAACAAATCCTGATAAATATAATGATTCACCTGTTATTAAGAACAATCAAATTATTTTAAATTTAATGGCTGAAGCTGATACTCATGCAAATGATTTATCTGCTGAAGATATCATGAAAAATGCTAATTTAAGCCTAAATCCACTCAGTCAAAAATTTAAACTCAGTGAAGATAGACTTAACTATGTTGCTCAACTAAACAAGGTTCCTAATGAGTTTCTGGCAATGGCTGACTATACATCTGAAGATTCCCTTGTTTTTACTTATAATAATCAGAATATTACTGAGCATGTTAAAGTAAACGGTGATAATTTAGTTAAAAATATCACTGTTGAAAAGCAATTTTTTGATTCTATTTACGAAAAAGGAGTTCCTTTAAAAATTGATTTAGCAGCTGCTATTAAAGCTTCTTTATTTGTTGGAGTTGCCTATTACACAGAGAACTCTAGTTTCCAACCTCTTGGTTCAGTAGAAAATTTAGTGTTGGATAAAAAATTAGAGGCTCATGCTGAAGTTCTACTTGATAAAGGTGCTGTCAAAATCAAAAAAATTGATAAAGCTAACAAGCAACCTTTAGCTAACGCTACATTTACTCTAAAAGATTTAGCAGGAAATATTCTTGAAACAAAAACAACAGATATAAACGGTGATATTCGTTTCGAAAATCTTGACTTTGGGAATTACATAATAGAAGAAACTGTTGCTCCTGATGGTTACAATGCAACCAACCAAATTTTTAATGTAACGATCAACGAAGCAACACCAAACTTAACCTATGACTTAATCGTCGAAAATGATAAAAAAATAGAACAACTCGGAAGTATTAAATTAACAAAATTAGAAGATAGAACGAATAAAAAGTTAGCTGGTGCTGAATTTGCTTTACTAGATAAAGATAAAAAAGTGATAGATAAAAAGACAACAGATATAAATGGGGAAATTGTCTTTAGTAAACTTGCTTTTGGGCAATATTATATCCAAGAAACTAAAGCACCAAGTGGATTTTTGTTAGATACAACACTTCACTCTGTCACTGTTAATAATGATACACCAAATCTAGTAGCTGAAATAAGCTTAAAAAATAAAAAAGAAGTCGTTCAGCTTGGAAAAATCAAGTTGCTCAAATTAGAAGATGGTTCTAATTTACCACTAAAAGATGCTGAATTTGCTCTGTATGATCAAAATAAGCAACTCATTCAAACAAAAGTAACTAATGACAAAGGTGAAATTAACTTTGATAAGTTACCTTTTGGGCAATACTTTTTAAAAGAAACAAAAGCGCCGAATGGATTTGTGTTAGACGATACACTTCGTTCTATTATTATTGATCAACAAACACCTGACTTAACATTTAAAATTACTTTAAAAAACAAAAAAGAAGTTACTCAACTTGGTAAAATTAAGTTGATCAAATTAGAAGATGGTTCTAAGAAGACTCTTAAGGGCGCTGAATTCACGTTATTCGACCACAATAAAAAGAAGATGAAGTCTCAAGTAACTAATGATAAAGGTGAAATTAACTTCGATAAATTACCTTTAGGTCAATATTATATTCAAGAAACTAAAGCTCCTAATGGCTTTGTACTTGATTCAACGATGCATTCTGTTTTGATTGATAAAGATACTCCTGAGTTTTTAGTGACATTAACTCTTTCAAACAAAAAAGAAGTTACTCAACTTGGTAAAATTAAGTTGATCAAATTAGAAGATGGTTCTAAGAAAACTCTTAAGGGCGCTGAATTCACGTTATTCGACTACAATAAAAAGAAGATGAAGTCTCAAGTAACTAATGATAAAGGTGAAATTAACTTTGATAAATTACCTTTAGGTCAATATTATATTCAAGAAACTAAAGCTCCTAATGGCTTTGTACTTGATTCAACGATGCATTCTGTTTTGATTGATAAAGATACTCCTGAGTTTTTAGTGACGCTGACTCTTTCAAACAAAAAAGAAAAAACTACAGTAGGTTCGATTGAAATTATCAAGCGAGACAAAGATACAGGAAATGTTTTACAAGGTGCTGAATTTGCTTTATTAAATGAGAAAAAAGAAGTTGTAATGACAAAGGTAACAGATAAAAATGGTAAAATTATTTTCTCTGACTTAGCTTTTGGTAAATACTTCATTAAAGAAACAAAAGCTCCTTCAGGATATGAATTAGATGGTAAACTTTATGAAGTTGATTTATCAGAAAAAACACCAAATCTTAAACATGTTCTGACAATTGACAACAAGCTTAAACCTAAAACACCAATTACTACTATTAAAAAAGTTGTTCAAAAACAATTACCTAAAACTGGAGAAGAGGTTTTCTATCAACTTTATCTATCTGCTTTAGGTGGTCTCGTTGTTTTTTATGTGATGACTTTTAAAAAGAAATTTTAA